The Gemmobacter aquarius genome contains the following window.
TGCGCCAGCGCACCAGCCCGATGCACCGCCGCCTGCACCGCATCGTCGAACGCCGCCTGTCGGGGCGCTGAACGGGCGGGGCGCTGAACGGGCGGGGGGCTGAACGGGCGGGGGCACGTCCCCCCCTGCGACGGTCCCGCGTGACAAGACGCAGCAAGACCACCGCCTCCCTCCCCCTCTGTGGGGGAGGGTCGGGGTGGGGGGCGCGACCGGTCAAACCAGCGTGTGCAAACGGTAGCCCGGCGCATGGACAAGGCGCACGAAGGTGATAGCCCCCTGCGCCGAAAAGGTCGTGCGCTCGGTAACGAACAGCGCTGCCCCCGGCGCAACCCCCAGCACCTCGGCGCACCTCGCATCGGCGGCTTCGGCGGAAAAGGCAATGTCGCCCGTGGCATAGGCAACATGCGTCACCAGCCATTCATTCGCGCTTACGCCTGAAAAATCGGGCGGCGGGTCAGGCAAGACCGCAGGTTCCAGCCAGCGCGTCTCATGCGCGTAGGGCTTGCCGTTCGCCAGATGCAACGTCTCGAGATAGAGCTTCGCGAGGCCCGGCCCCCAGCCAAGCTGGCTTGCCACCGGCACGGGCGGCACCGCGTCGGCCATGGCGAGCAGCCGGAAGGAATGGCGCTGCCCCCGCGCCTCGACCTCTTGGCGGATCACCGGAATTTCCAGCGTCGCCCGCCGTACCGGCAACAGCGCCACCCGCGTGCCCGCCTTGCGCCGCCGCTCCAAGAGCCCCGCTTCGGCCAGATCGCGCAGCGCGCGGTTGACAGTAGCCCGCGCCACGCCGAATTCGACGGCCAGCGCCTCCTCGCCCGGGATCAGCGCGCCCGGCGCCCAATCGCGGGCGCGGATGCGGCGCAGCACCTCGGCCCTGACATCCTCCCACCCCGTCATCAGACGCGCTCGCGCAACCCGCGCATTACGGCGCGGAAACGGGCTTGGACGGCGTCACGGGCGATATGGCGCCCCCCCGTCACGATTTGCCGCCCAGCCGACCACAGGTCAGTCACCAGACGGTCGTCGCCAGCAAAGACGAAAGCGTCGAGCAGATCGTCGCCCGCCAGCCCTTCAAGATGCAGATGGCCCGTATCAAGTGCCACAAGGTCGGCCCACCGGCCCACCGCGATCCCCCCCGAAGCGCGGCCCGCCGCCTGCGCGCCGCCCGTGGCGGCGCCTTCGTAAAGCACGCGGCCTGTCGAACGATCGGCAGTCGCCAGCACCGCGCGCCCCCGATCCTTCAGCCGCTGCGAGTATTCCAGCAGCCGCAATTCCTCGGTCAGCGAGATCCGCACGTTGCTGTCAGACCCCACGCCAAAGGCCCCGCCTGCCCCGAGGTATCGCGCCCCGTCGAAGATACCATCGCCAAGGTTCGCCTCGGTGATCGGGCAAAGCCCCGCCACCGCTCCCGACCGCGCCAGCCCTTCCGTCTCGGCGGGCAGCATCTGGGTCGCGTGGATCGCGCACCAGCGGGCATCGACCGGCGCGTTGGCCAGCAGCCACTCGACCGGCCGCGCGCCGGTATGGGCCAAGACCTCGTCCACCTCGGCCACCTGTTCGGCGACATGGATGTGCAGCGGCCCGCCAAGGCTTGCCGCGAAACGCAAGCCGTCAGCCGTCACCGCCCGCAGCGAATGGGGCGCGGCACCCAGCACGGCATCGGCGGGCAAGGCGGATAGCGCCGTTTGCGCCCCCTGCCACAGCGCCCCAAACCGCCCCTCGTCACTTCCGAACCGCATCTGCCCCGGCCCTAGCGCCCGCCCGTCAAGGCCTCCGCGCTGGTACAATACCGGCAGAAGCGTCAGGCCAAAACCTGTCTCCTGCGCTGCCGACACAATGCGCCCCGCCATTTCGGCAGGGTCGGCATAGGGCGCGCCGTCCGGTTGGTGGTGCAGGTAATGGAACTCGGCCACCGCCGCATATCCCGCCTCGGCCATCTCGACCATGACCTGTGCGGCGATGGCTTGCACATCCTCGGGCGTCAACCGGTCAAGGAAACGGTACATCAGCGCGCGCCATGTCCAGAAGCTGTCAGCCGTGGCCCCTCGCCGTTCAGTCAACCCTGCCATGGCCCGCTGGAAGGCGTGCGAATGCAGGTTCACCGGCGCAGGCAGCAGGCAACCGACGCGGGCATCGGCGCGGGCATCGGCGGTGGCATCGGCGGGGGCATCGGCGGCGCGACCCGCCGCGACCGAAGCGATGCGGCCCGCCTCGATTTCGACGGTGACATCCTTGGCCCATCCGTCTGGAAGCAGCGCCGTTTCGGCATGGATACGCATCGCAACCTCGCTTGACTTGGGTCATTATGTGCAGACATAATAATCCCAAGCATGGACATAAGGCAAGGCTCATGGCGATTCTGCTGACCCATCTGACAGCGGCGACGATGCAGGGCGGATACGGGCTGATCCCCGACGCGGCGATGGTGGTGGACGAGGCTATCCGCTGGATCGGCCCCGCCACCGACCTGCCCGCCGCATACCGCGACCTGCCCGCCCACGCCCTGCAAGGCCGCCTTGTGACGCCCGCGCTGATCGACTGCCACACGCATATCGTCTTTGGCGGCACCCGCGCGGCCGAATTCGAACTGCGGCTGCAAGGTGCCAGCTACGAGGAAATCGCCCGTGCCGGTGGCGGGATACTTTCGACCGTAACCGCGACCCGAGCGGCATCGCTGGACGAACTGGTGGCGCAGGCCCTGCCCCGCCTCGATGCGATCCTCGCGCAAGGGGCCGGAACGGTCGAGGTGAAATCCGGCTACGGTCTGACCATCGAAGACGAGCTGAAACTCTTGCGCGGCGCCCGCCGCCTCGGCACGCTGCGCCCCGTTTCCATCATCACCACTCACCTCGCCGCCCATGCGATCCCGCCCGAATACAAGGGCCGCGCCGATGCCTATATCGACGAGGTGGCGATCCCCTCGCTGACTGCCGCCCATGCCGAAGGCTTGGTCGATGCGGTCGACGCCTTTTGCGAAGGCATCGCCTTTACGCCTTCGCAGGTGGACCGCCTGTTCCGCCACGCCCGCGCCCTTGGCCTGCCGGTCAAGCTGCATGCCGAACAACTCTCCGACCTTGGCGGAGCGGCGCTGGCCGCGCGCCACAACGCGCTTTCGGCCGACCATCTGGAATACCTGTCGCCCGCAGGCATCGCCGCCATGGCGCAAGCCGGAACCGTGGCCGTCATCCTGCCCGGCGCCTTTTACACCCTGCGCGAAACGCAAGCCCCGCCCATCACCGCCCTGCGGGCCGCTGGCGTGCCCATGGCTGTGGCCACCGATTGCAATCCGGGATCTTCGCCAATGACCTCGCTTCCCCTTGCGATGAACATGGCCTGCACCCTGTTCCGCCTGACGCCCGAGGAAGCACTTATGGGCACCACCGCCCACGCCGCCCGCGCCCTTGGCCTTTCCGATCGCGGCACGCTTGGCATCGGCCAACGCGCCGATCTCGCGGTCTGGGACGCCGCCCACCCCGCCGAACTGTCCTATCGCATCGGGGCCGAGGCCCTGCATACCCGCATCATCGGAGGCCGCTTTGACGCCTGAAATCCTGCACCCCGGAGCGACCACGCTTGCACAGCTCGAACGCCTTTACCGAACCGAAGCGCCCGCCACTCTCGCCCCCGAAGCCCGCGTAGGGGTCGAAGCCGCCGCCGCCCGCATCGCCGCCGCTGCGGCTGGCAATGAAGCGGTCTACGGCGTGAACACCGGCTTTGGCAAACTCGCCTCGCTCAAGATCGCGGCCAAGGATACGGCGACGCTGCAAAGGAACCTGATCCTGTCGCATTGCTGCGGCGTGGGCGATGCGATGCCCCGCGCCGTGGCCCGCCTGATGATGGCGCTCAAGCTCCTCTCGCTCGGCCGTGGCGCATCCGGCGTGCGCTGGGAGGTGGTCGCCCTGATCGAAGCCATGCTCGCCCGTGGCGTGACCCCCGTCATACCGGCCCAAGGTTCGGTCGGCGCATCGGGCGATCTTGCCCCCCTCGCACATATGGCCGCCGCCATGATCGGCGCGGGCGAGGCCGAGTTCGCAGGTCAGGTAAAGCCCGCCGCCCAAGTCCTTGCCGAAGCAGGGCTTGCCCCCGTCACGCTGGGCCCGAAAGAGGGGCTTGCCCTGATCAACGGTACGCAGTTTTCCACCGCCTATGCGCTGACGGGCCTGTTCGACGCATGGCGCATGGCGCAGTCGGCTCTTGTCGTCTCGGCCCTGTCGACCGACGCGGTCATGGGCTCGACCGCCCCCCTGCATCCCGAAATCCACACCCTTCGCGGCCATGCGGGGCAGATCGAGGCGGCACACACCCTGCGCGCCCTGCTCGACGGATCGGTGATCCGCGAAAGCCATGTGACGGGCGATACCCGCGTGCAAGACCCCTATTGCATCCGCTGCCAGCCGCAGGTGACGGGGGCCGCAATGGACGTTCTGCGCCAAGCCGCCCGCACGCTGGAAATAGAGGCCAACGCCGCCACAGACAATCCGTTGGTGCTGTCGGACGGGCAGATCGTGTCTGGCGGAAACTTCCACGCCGAACCGGTGGGCTTTGCCGCCGACATGACGGCACTTGCCATCAGCGAGATCGGCGCCATCGCCCAACGCCGCGTAGCGCTGATGGTCGACCCCACACTTTCCTTCGACCTGCCGCCTTTCCTGACCCCCAACCCCGGCCTCAACTCGGGCCTGATGATAGCCGAGGTCACGACCGCCGCCTTGATGAGCGAGAACAAGCACCTCGCCCATCCCACGGTGATCGACTCCACCCCCACATCGGCAAACCAAGAAGACCACGTCAGCATGGCCGCCCATGGCGCGCGCCGCCTTGCCCGCATGAACACGAACCTTTCGGTCATCCTCGGGGTCGAGGCTCTCTGCGCCGCCCAAGGCGTGGAATTCCGCGCTCCGCTCACCACATCGGCCCCGCTGCAACGTGTGCTCGCACGTCTGCGCGTCGATGTGGCCACCCTTGGCGACGACCGCTACCTCGCCCCCGACCTGAACGCCGCCGCCCGCCTGATCGCCACGGGCGAGCTTGCCGCCGCCGCCGCCATCCCCCTTCCCGCATTGTGAGGCCCCCGATGAACAAGCGCCACAACACCCGCGACATCTTCCCCGCCACCGGAACCGAGATCACCGCCAAAAGCTGGCTGACCGAGGCCCCGATGCGGATGCTGATGAACAACCTGCACCCCGATGTCGCCGAAAACCCGCATGAGCTGGTGGTTTACGGCGGCATCGGGCGGGCGGCGCGGACATGGGAGGATTTCGACCGCATCGTCGCCACGCTGAAGACACTGGAAGACGACGAAACCCTGCTGGTGCAATCGGGCAAACCCGTGGGCGTGTTCCGCACCCACAAAGACGCACCCCGCGTGCTGATCGCCAACTCGAACCTCGTGCCGCATTGGGCGACATGGGATCACTTCAACGAACTCGATAAGAAGGGCCTCGCGATGTATGGCCAGATGACCGCCGGGTCATGGATCTACATCGGCACCCAAGGCATCGTGCAGGGCACCTATGAAACCTTTGCCGAAGCCGGCCGCCAGCATTACGGCGGCTCGCTGACGGGGCGCTGGATCCTGACCGGGGGCTTGGGCGGCATGGGCGGCGCGCAACCGCTTGCCGCCGTGATGGCCGGTGCCTGCTGCCTTGCGGTGGAATGCGACGAGACGCGGATCGATTTTCGTATCCGCACCAGATACCTGGACGCCAAAGCCCACAC
Protein-coding sequences here:
- a CDS encoding GntR family transcriptional regulator, giving the protein MTGWEDVRAEVLRRIRARDWAPGALIPGEEALAVEFGVARATVNRALRDLAEAGLLERRRKAGTRVALLPVRRATLEIPVIRQEVEARGQRHSFRLLAMADAVPPVPVASQLGWGPGLAKLYLETLHLANGKPYAHETRWLEPAVLPDPPPDFSGVSANEWLVTHVAYATGDIAFSAEAADARCAEVLGVAPGAALFVTERTTFSAQGAITFVRLVHAPGYRLHTLV
- a CDS encoding formimidoylglutamate deiminase is translated as MRIHAETALLPDGWAKDVTVEIEAGRIASVAAGRAADAPADATADARADARVGCLLPAPVNLHSHAFQRAMAGLTERRGATADSFWTWRALMYRFLDRLTPEDVQAIAAQVMVEMAEAGYAAVAEFHYLHHQPDGAPYADPAEMAGRIVSAAQETGFGLTLLPVLYQRGGLDGRALGPGQMRFGSDEGRFGALWQGAQTALSALPADAVLGAAPHSLRAVTADGLRFAASLGGPLHIHVAEQVAEVDEVLAHTGARPVEWLLANAPVDARWCAIHATQMLPAETEGLARSGAVAGLCPITEANLGDGIFDGARYLGAGGAFGVGSDSNVRISLTEELRLLEYSQRLKDRGRAVLATADRSTGRVLYEGAATGGAQAAGRASGGIAVGRWADLVALDTGHLHLEGLAGDDLLDAFVFAGDDRLVTDLWSAGRQIVTGGRHIARDAVQARFRAVMRGLRERV
- the hutI gene encoding imidazolonepropionase encodes the protein MAILLTHLTAATMQGGYGLIPDAAMVVDEAIRWIGPATDLPAAYRDLPAHALQGRLVTPALIDCHTHIVFGGTRAAEFELRLQGASYEEIARAGGGILSTVTATRAASLDELVAQALPRLDAILAQGAGTVEVKSGYGLTIEDELKLLRGARRLGTLRPVSIITTHLAAHAIPPEYKGRADAYIDEVAIPSLTAAHAEGLVDAVDAFCEGIAFTPSQVDRLFRHARALGLPVKLHAEQLSDLGGAALAARHNALSADHLEYLSPAGIAAMAQAGTVAVILPGAFYTLRETQAPPITALRAAGVPMAVATDCNPGSSPMTSLPLAMNMACTLFRLTPEEALMGTTAHAARALGLSDRGTLGIGQRADLAVWDAAHPAELSYRIGAEALHTRIIGGRFDA
- the hutH gene encoding histidine ammonia-lyase; translated protein: MTPEILHPGATTLAQLERLYRTEAPATLAPEARVGVEAAAARIAAAAAGNEAVYGVNTGFGKLASLKIAAKDTATLQRNLILSHCCGVGDAMPRAVARLMMALKLLSLGRGASGVRWEVVALIEAMLARGVTPVIPAQGSVGASGDLAPLAHMAAAMIGAGEAEFAGQVKPAAQVLAEAGLAPVTLGPKEGLALINGTQFSTAYALTGLFDAWRMAQSALVVSALSTDAVMGSTAPLHPEIHTLRGHAGQIEAAHTLRALLDGSVIRESHVTGDTRVQDPYCIRCQPQVTGAAMDVLRQAARTLEIEANAATDNPLVLSDGQIVSGGNFHAEPVGFAADMTALAISEIGAIAQRRVALMVDPTLSFDLPPFLTPNPGLNSGLMIAEVTTAALMSENKHLAHPTVIDSTPTSANQEDHVSMAAHGARRLARMNTNLSVILGVEALCAAQGVEFRAPLTTSAPLQRVLARLRVDVATLGDDRYLAPDLNAAARLIATGELAAAAAIPLPAL